Within the Anaerotignum faecicola genome, the region CCTGTCTCTGCCCGCCGGAAAGCAGACCTACCTTTGCGCGCAGACGGGTTTCCAGCCCCAGATCCAGTGGCTTCAGCAGCTCAACATATTCTTCTCTCTCTTTTTTTGTAATCCCCCATCTGAGGGTACGGGTCTGTCCGCGGCGTTTTGCCACAGCCAGATTTTCTTCGATTTCCATATCGGCAGCTGTCCCGTTCATGGGATCCTGGAATACGCGCCCCAGATATTTTGCTCTTTTGTGTTCGGGCAGCTTTGTGATATCCTCGCCGTCAATGATAACAGAGCCGCTGTCTACAGGCCAAACGCCCGCAATGGCATTCAGCATGGTGGATTTCCCTGCACCGTTGCCGCCGATGATGGTAACAAAGTCGCCATCCTCCAGCGTCAGATTGATGCCGTTTAAGGCTCTTTTTTCATTGATAGAACCTGGATTGAAGGTTTTATAAATATTTTTCAGCTCAAGCATTCTTGCCGCCTCCTCTCTTTACATGGCTGGCAGCATATTTGCCCTTCAGGTGGGGCAAAGCAAGGAATGCCGCTACAATCAAAGCACTGATCAGCTTCAGGTCGGTGGTTTCCAGACCAAGCCACAGCACCACTGCGATAACGATATAATACAGGATTGCACCGCCGACAACGCCAAGCATACGCAGTGCATAGTTATAATCAAATCTCTTGAATACAACGCCCGCAATGATAACGGATGCCAGACCGATAACGATGGCACCACGCCCCATGTTTACGTCTGCATTGCCCTGATACTGCGCATACAGACCGCCTGCAAGCGCAACCAGACCATTGGATACCATAAGCCCCAGAACCTTCATTGTATTGGTATTGATGCCCTGTGCGCGCGCCATTTTTTCATTATTGCCCGTTGCACGGAAGGCACGACCCATTTCTGTACCGAAGAAGCCATACATCAGCGCGATGACTACAATACAGAAAATCGCGGAAACAATGATTGCACCATGGATATCTCTCAGGCTGAGAATCAGATTATATTTATCTACGCTGATTGCCTGATTGGATTTACCCAAAATACGCATATTGACAGAATACAGACCCAGCTGGGACAGGATGCCTGCCAGAATACCGGGGATACCCAAAGCCACATGGAAGATACCTGTTACCATGCCTGCCAGCATACCGACAATCGTAGCCACTACCAGAGCAACCGCTACGTTATGCCCGGAAAGCATCATCATAACTGCAACGGAGCCGCCTGTCGCAATGCTGCCGTCTACGGTCATATCCGCAAAATCCAATACCTTAAAGGTGATGTAAACGCCGATGGCAAAAACACCCCAAATCAGCCCTTGGGCGATGGAGCCCGGAAGGGCATTGAGCAATGCCATAATATTCATAAATATACCTCTTTCTATGCTTTCTTTTTTTACAGGAATAAGCGAAGCACATGCTTCGCTTATTCCTGTATTCAATTCAAATCAAACCGCAGGTCTTTCGCTTAAGCAACCGGCTCCATCCCTTCGGGGATTGTAACACCCAATGCTTCTGCGATATCTACATTATATTTGGGAACCAGACCATCTGTCAGATATTCAATGGGCATTTCCGCAGGCTTCTTCCCGTTCACCAAAATATCATACGCCATTTCGGCAGCCTTTGCGCCCAGATCATAGTAGCTGATAGACAGTGTTGCCAATGCGCCAACCTCGCACATTGCTTCCGCACCTGTAACAGTGGGCACGCGTGCGGGAACTGCGATATTCTTTACGATTTCCATGTTGTTTGCAAATGTGTTATCAGTAGGGATATACATTGCGTTGCAGTCTGCAACTGCCTTTGTCACAACCGCCTGAATTTCGTTAGAATCTGCTGCGGTGTAGATTGCATAAGGAATCTTCTGTTCCTCCAGATATTTCTTTGCCAGCTCTGCCTGATAGGTAGAGTTCGGCTCTGCGGAGCAGTAAACCACTGCAACCTTTGTGCTTTCCTTATCACAGAACTGCATCAGCACATCAATCTGCTTTTCGACGGAAGCCAGATCGGAAACGCCTGTGACATTTTTGCCGGGTGCTTCATTGGATTCTACCACGCCTGCTGTCACATAATCTGTAACGGAGGTACCGACGATGGGGATATCGGAGGTTGCTGCCGCCGCTGTCTGCAATGCTGTGGTTGCGTTTGCCATAATCAGGTCACAGCCGTCGGAAACAAATTTCGTGGAAATGGTGGTGCAGTTTGCCTGCTCCCCCTGTGCATTCTGGTAGTCAAATTCCACATTATCCTCACCCAGAAGCTCTGTCAGCTTATCCTCAAAGCCCTTTGTTGCCTGATCCAGAGAACCGTGCTCCATCTGCTGAATAATGCCGATGTGATATACCTTATTCCCTGTGCTTTCATCTGCCGCATCATTGCCGCCGCAGCCTGTCATTGCCATTACTGCCGCTACGGTCATAGCCAGAAGGCCTGTTACTTTTTTCATTTTCATAATCTACCCTCTCCCTCTTTGATTTTTTTCATGTCTGATTTCGACATATAATTTCATCGCAAAATGAATTATAGCATCCCTGTTTTGATTGTCAACAGCAAATCGAATTTTTCGATTAAGTGTATCGAAAAAACTGTTTCTTCGATACAGGTACTTTCATCCTCTGCGAAGGGGAAGGTTATTCCATCGTTTCCTCCAGTGCTTCCATATCGGCAGGAGGAGTGATGCCCAAAGCCCTTGCGATTTCCGCATTATACTTCGGTGTCACGCCGTCGGAAACAAACGCGATTGGCATTTCGGCAGGCTTTGTGCCGTTTACCAGAATATTATACGCCATTTCCGCCGCCTTCACCCCCAGGTCATAATAACGAACGGAAAGCGTAGCCAGCGCACCGATGCGGCTCATATATTCCGCCCCTGCAAAGGTAGGTACACCTGCCGGAATCGTGATATTTTTTACGATTTCCATGCTGTTCGCCATGGTGTTATCGGTCGGGATGAAGATAGCGCCACATTCCTGCACCGCCTTTGTCAGCACCGCCTGCACATCATTGGAATCCGCAACGGTGTAGATGGCACAGTCCCGTTTGAGCCGCTTCAGATATCTTTCCGCGCGCTCTGCCTGATAGATGGAGTTGGGCTCTGCGGAGCAGTAAACCACCGCAATCTTCGTATCGGGCTTGCAGAATGTAAGCAGCACATCCACCTGTGCCTTGATTTCGCCCAAATCGGAAACACCTGTGACATTTGTGCCGGGCTTTTCATTGGAATTCACTGCACCTGCCGCGATATAATCCGTTACGGATGTACCCACGATAGGGATATCCGCCGTTGCCGCTGCCGCAGACTGCAAAGCCGTTGTGCCGTTTGCCAGAATCAAATCGCAGCCATCGGAAACAAATTTCGTAGCAATGGTGGTGCTGTTTGCCTGTTCGCCCTGCGCGTTCTGGTAATCGAAGGTGATATTTTCTTCTCCCAGCAGCTCCATCAGCTTGTCCTCAAAGCCCTGCGTTGCCGCATCCAGAGAGGAATGTTCATCCTGCTGGACAATGCCGATGCGGTATGCCGTTTCTCCTGTGCTGCCGCAGCCGGATAAAGCCAGTGCCGCGCACAAAAAAGCCGCCGTTACGCCCATCATTTTTCTGAATTTCATAGCCTTTCCCCCTTCAACGTAAAAGGGTCACAGGCAATCGCCTGTGACCCTATGGTTTCGATTATTACTTGCCTTGGAGCATTTTTTTCACAAGACCGCCGACAATTTTCATATCTGCGCGACCTTTCGCCTTGGCTGTCACGATACCCATGACTTTGCCCATATCCTTAATGGTAGAGGCTCCGGTCTGTGCGATGGCGTCTTCAACAATCTTCTGAATTTCATCCTCGCTTAACTGCTCTGGAAGGTAACTTAACAAAACTTCGATCTCTTTATTGAGTTTTTCGATCAGATCCTGTCTGCCGCTTTTTTCATAGTCGGGCAGGGAATCCCTTCTGCTTTTCAGCTGCTTGGAGATAACCTCGATGACACCTTCATCATCCAGCTCAACCTTGTTATCCTTTTCGATCTGCAGGACACCGGAACGAATCAGCTGAATCGTATCCTTCTTGATGGTATCCTTTTCTTTCATAGCAGTTTTCAAATCTGCAAAAAGCTGCTCTTTTAATGACATATAATCATCCCTTTTCGCTTCGTAAAACTTAGTAAAATTTATCAAACCATGAAAGCAATTCGTAAAACTTCGTTTTACTCATCCACTCAGGTTTTCTCGTGTCTGCTCAAAAATGCCTGCAAGCAGTCATTTTGTTGACAGCCACGGAAAACGCTTTCATACGATTATCTGAATTTACGTTTTCTAGCGGCTTCGGATTTCTTTTTGCGTTTTACGCTGGGTTTGTCATAATGCTCTCTTTTGCGTACTTCGCCCATGATACCATCTCTGGCACATGTTCTTTTAAAACGACGCAGTGCGCTGTCCAAGGATTCATTTTCTTTAACTTTTACCTCTGACATGAATTTCCCTCCCTCCCAGTGCGAGATTCGTTGATGGCAAGAAAGGTGCTTTTACGCCTTTTTTTACCATACATTTAAGAATTATACACAAAAACTCGCGCAACGTCAATAAGAACTAAGAGAAATTCTCAAGAAAAATCATGGCAAATCTGCCTGTTTGGCGGTTTTTTCCGTATTTTTTTCGGGATGCTTCCGTTTTGCATCTGTTTTTGTACCATTTGCCGCCGTCCTTGTCTTAGGCTTTTTTGCCCGCGGCTGCTTCTTCGGCTGCTCCCGCTCCAGAATGACCATCCCCAGAGGCGGCACATCCAGCTCTACCCGAAACGGGCAGCGACCTGCCGGCTCCGCCCTGCTTTGCAGCGGTACGGCGTTGATGACATCACTGCCGCCGAAGCGCGCGGCATCGCTGTTCAGCCGTTCATGATAAACACCCTCCTGCGGCACGCCGAGCGAAAACCCACGATGCACCACAGGTGTAAAATTGCAGAGGAAAACCAGCTCCTTCTCCTGACTGCGGCGCACAAAGGAAACAATCGAGCTTTCCGCATCGTCACATTCAATCCATTGGAAGCCGTTCGGGTCGAAATCCTCCGCCCAGAAGGCAGACTCCTCTGCATAAAGATGATTCAGCTCCTTCACATACGCCTGCATTTCCTGATGGTCTGCATATTGCAGCAGATGCCAATCCAAAGAGCGTGCCTCGCTCCATTCGCTGTACTGCGCAAATTCACCGCCCATAAACAGCAGCTTTTTCCCCGGATGCCCCATCATGAAGCCATAGGAAAGGCGCAAATTCGCAAAGCTCTGCCAAACATCCCCCGGCATTTTCCCAATCATTGAGGATTTTGTATGTACCACCTCATCATGCGAAAGCACCAGCACAAAATTCTCCGCATAATGATATGCCATGCCGAAGGTCAGCTTATTCTGATGATATTTCCGATAAATAGGGTCAAGCTTGATATAGGAGAGAAAATCATTCATCCAACCCATGTTCCATTTCAGGCTGAACCCAAGACCGCCCTCATCAACCTTCTTCGTCACACCGGGCCATGCGGTGCTGTCCTCCGCAATCATGAGTGCGCCCGGCTCCCTCTCGGCAATGACGGAATTCATGTGCTTGAGAAATTCGATTGCCTCAAGGTTTTCACTGCCGCCGTATACATTGGGGAGCCACTGCCCCTCCTCCTTGCAGAAATCCAGCCGCAAAAGAGATGCTACCGCATCCACGCGCAGCCCGTCTATATGGAAAATATCCATCCAGTAGAGCGCATTTGCAAGCAGGAAATTCGCAACCTCTTTTCTGCCGTAATTGAAAATATACGTCCCCCACTGGATATGCTCCCCCAGACGGGGGTCTTGGTGCTCATAAAGTGCCGTGCCGTCAAAGCGTGCCAGTGCAAAATCATCCTTCGGGAAATGCGCAGGCACCCAGTCCAGAATGACGGAAATGCCGTTCTGATGGCAGGCATCCACAAACTGCTTAAATTCGTCCGGGCTGCC harbors:
- the glgB gene encoding 1,4-alpha-glucan branching protein GlgB, with protein sequence MLTTTKLYDIFHIVNGEHSDPHTVLGMHEMEEDGRKAVVVRAFLPNAAGITVIDYANKRKKYPMERLHADGFFEVTIADREEWFRYQLEYTDADGNTWRSYDPYSFSPTLSEFDRHLFGAGTHYEIYEKMGGRLMTHEGARGAAFSVWAPNAKAVSVIGDFNNWDARRSPMRRLGESGIWELFLPAAAEGDKYKFHVTQCDGRVVDKTDPYGVYAEVRPNNASVLYPLKRYKWKDRRWMTARRKYDFRTAPMNIYEVHLGSWKRAEGDRFLTYTELAEQLIPYVKEMGYTHIEMLPVEEHPFDGSWGYQVTGYYAPTSRYGSPDEFKQFVDACHQNGISVILDWVPAHFPKDDFALARFDGTALYEHQDPRLGEHIQWGTYIFNYGRKEVANFLLANALYWMDIFHIDGLRVDAVASLLRLDFCKEEGQWLPNVYGGSENLEAIEFLKHMNSVIAEREPGALMIAEDSTAWPGVTKKVDEGGLGFSLKWNMGWMNDFLSYIKLDPIYRKYHQNKLTFGMAYHYAENFVLVLSHDEVVHTKSSMIGKMPGDVWQSFANLRLSYGFMMGHPGKKLLFMGGEFAQYSEWSEARSLDWHLLQYADHQEMQAYVKELNHLYAEESAFWAEDFDPNGFQWIECDDAESSIVSFVRRSQEKELVFLCNFTPVVHRGFSLGVPQEGVYHERLNSDAARFGGSDVINAVPLQSRAEPAGRCPFRVELDVPPLGMVILEREQPKKQPRAKKPKTRTAANGTKTDAKRKHPEKNTEKTAKQADLP
- a CDS encoding ABC transporter substrate-binding protein, with the protein product MKMKKVTGLLAMTVAAVMAMTGCGGNDAADESTGNKVYHIGIIQQMEHGSLDQATKGFEDKLTELLGEDNVEFDYQNAQGEQANCTTISTKFVSDGCDLIMANATTALQTAAAATSDIPIVGTSVTDYVTAGVVESNEAPGKNVTGVSDLASVEKQIDVLMQFCDKESTKVAVVYCSAEPNSTYQAELAKKYLEEQKIPYAIYTAADSNEIQAVVTKAVADCNAMYIPTDNTFANNMEIVKNIAVPARVPTVTGAEAMCEVGALATLSISYYDLGAKAAEMAYDILVNGKKPAEMPIEYLTDGLVPKYNVDIAEALGVTIPEGMEPVA
- the rpsU gene encoding 30S ribosomal protein S21, whose product is MSEVKVKENESLDSALRRFKRTCARDGIMGEVRKREHYDKPSVKRKKKSEAARKRKFR
- a CDS encoding GatB/YqeY domain-containing protein, which encodes MSLKEQLFADLKTAMKEKDTIKKDTIQLIRSGVLQIEKDNKVELDDEGVIEVISKQLKSRRDSLPDYEKSGRQDLIEKLNKEIEVLLSYLPEQLSEDEIQKIVEDAIAQTGASTIKDMGKVMGIVTAKAKGRADMKIVGGLVKKMLQGK
- a CDS encoding ABC transporter substrate-binding protein yields the protein MKFRKMMGVTAAFLCAALALSGCGSTGETAYRIGIVQQDEHSSLDAATQGFEDKLMELLGEENITFDYQNAQGEQANSTTIATKFVSDGCDLILANGTTALQSAAAATADIPIVGTSVTDYIAAGAVNSNEKPGTNVTGVSDLGEIKAQVDVLLTFCKPDTKIAVVYCSAEPNSIYQAERAERYLKRLKRDCAIYTVADSNDVQAVLTKAVQECGAIFIPTDNTMANSMEIVKNITIPAGVPTFAGAEYMSRIGALATLSVRYYDLGVKAAEMAYNILVNGTKPAEMPIAFVSDGVTPKYNAEIARALGITPPADMEALEETME
- a CDS encoding ABC transporter permease → MNIMALLNALPGSIAQGLIWGVFAIGVYITFKVLDFADMTVDGSIATGGSVAVMMMLSGHNVAVALVVATIVGMLAGMVTGIFHVALGIPGILAGILSQLGLYSVNMRILGKSNQAISVDKYNLILSLRDIHGAIIVSAIFCIVVIALMYGFFGTEMGRAFRATGNNEKMARAQGINTNTMKVLGLMVSNGLVALAGGLYAQYQGNADVNMGRGAIVIGLASVIIAGVVFKRFDYNYALRMLGVVGGAILYYIVIAVVLWLGLETTDLKLISALIVAAFLALPHLKGKYAASHVKRGGGKNA
- a CDS encoding ABC transporter ATP-binding protein translates to MLELKNIYKTFNPGSINEKRALNGINLTLEDGDFVTIIGGNGAGKSTMLNAIAGVWPVDSGSVIIDGEDITKLPEHKRAKYLGRVFQDPMNGTAADMEIEENLAVAKRRGQTRTLRWGITKKEREEYVELLKPLDLGLETRLRAKVGLLSGGQRQALTLLMATLKKPKLLLLDEHTAALDPKTAAKVLELSDKIIAEHNLTALMVTHNMKDAIVHGNRLIMMWDGKIILDIKGEEKKNLTVDDLLHQFTVASGKEFANDRALLG